GCGCAGTAGCGTTCGGCCCCCACCGCCTCTGCAAGGAGGTCGTCGAGAGGGACGCTGTTGAAGAGGACGTCCCCCTCCCCCTCAGTCTCTTCGACGTGCACCTCCACCGTGACGCCGTTCTCCTCCAGCACCGGGACGAGTTCCTGGAGGAGTTCGGATAGAGTCAGGCCTGTATCGGCCGTCCTGTACGGGCATGTCGCGCCTGTCCGCCGCCGCCAGAGGACGACGAACCTCTCCCTCACTGCAGGCTCCCCCCTACCGCCAGGATCATGGATGAAGAGGATCGTCCCCTGCCCATAAAAACCTCAGTGTTTCCTGAGGTACTCCCGCACCTTCTCCGACTCGATCCAGCCGCGGTCCAGCGCGGTGATGATGCCGTCGATGATCGCCGCCTGCTCCAGGATCTGCCGGGCATGGCGCTCCTCACAGTGGAGGTCAGCGATGCCGACGATCACGGCGAGAGGGTTCCTGATCTCGTCGCCGAGTATGGCGAACTGCTCGATGTTCTGCTCGATCCGGGCATAGGCCTCGGTCCGGATCCTCTCCATCTCCATCCTCTCGGTGACATCCCGCGCCACACCCTGGACGCCGACCACCACACCTTCGTTCATGATCGGAGCAGCATTGATCTCGAGGTACCGTGTCGACCCGTCCTTCGCGCGGATACGGATCGCCAGACCCTCGATTGCCTTCCCCTCTCGAAGGTCTGCAAAGAAGGATTCAAATCTGGAGAGATCGGCATCTTCCTTGTTGAACATGAAATTTTTGCCCGTGAACTCCGCGGGATCGTATCCGCTGATGCGACTGACCGCAGGAGAGACATAGGTGAAAAGGCCCTCTGCATCTGTGGCGAAGATCAGGTCGAAACTCCGCTCGGCAAGGGCGCGGAACTTCTCCTCGCTTTCCCTGAGGGCGCTCTCCGACCGCCTCCTGGTCCTGATGGTGTACCCCAGGAAGAGGACGGCGAGAGCGAGAGTGGCGATGGCGAAGGCGCCCGCCACCGCCACGCTCCTGTCGATCAGGACCGGTGGCTGCGGA
This window of the Methanofollis ethanolicus genome carries:
- a CDS encoding DUF2703 domain-containing protein; protein product: MRERFVVLWRRRTGATCPYRTADTGLTLSELLQELVPVLEENGVTVEVHVEETEGEGDVLFNSVPLDDLLAEAVGAERYCAGPSRMEELGNPALAFDPNAPVGRVLPEIVFRKAVLLALEE